One Phycisphaerae bacterium RAS2 DNA window includes the following coding sequences:
- the sgcQ_2 gene encoding Putative sgc region protein SgcQ, with protein MVHLPPLPGSAGFRSDSRHLARPLDAITGQAVAEATLLARAGFDAVIVENFGDAPFAATGVPPETLAAMSIVIDHVARAVKIPIGVNVLRNDALGALAVAAVTGAAFIRVNVLSGAYATDQGIITGNANELLARRAAVAPHVAIAADVHVKHATPISQPDLALAIEETAQRAGADAIILSGTGTGKPTDLAKLGAVRSAAHGLPIWIGSGVTAATVRESLRVADAVIVGTALKKGSRTTAPLDRARVAAFIKAAGR; from the coding sequence ATGGTCCACCTGCCCCCGCTGCCGGGCTCCGCAGGATTCAGGAGCGATTCGCGCCACCTGGCGCGGCCGCTCGACGCGATCACCGGGCAAGCCGTCGCCGAGGCGACGCTGCTGGCCCGCGCCGGTTTCGACGCCGTCATCGTTGAAAACTTTGGCGATGCGCCGTTCGCAGCAACCGGGGTTCCGCCTGAAACGCTGGCCGCCATGAGCATCGTGATCGACCACGTCGCCCGCGCGGTGAAGATCCCCATCGGCGTCAACGTGCTGCGGAACGACGCGCTGGGCGCGCTGGCCGTCGCAGCCGTCACCGGCGCCGCCTTCATCCGGGTGAACGTGTTGAGCGGGGCCTACGCGACCGATCAGGGCATCATCACCGGCAACGCGAACGAATTGCTCGCGCGCCGCGCGGCCGTCGCGCCGCACGTCGCCATCGCCGCCGACGTGCACGTGAAACACGCGACGCCGATCAGCCAGCCCGATCTCGCGCTCGCCATCGAGGAAACCGCCCAGCGCGCCGGGGCCGACGCGATTATTTTGAGCGGCACGGGCACGGGTAAGCCGACCGACCTGGCGAAGCTTGGTGCCGTGCGCAGCGCCGCCCACGGCCTGCCGATTTGGATCGGCTCGGGCGTGACGGCCGCCACCGTCCGCGAATCGCTTCGCGTCGCCGATGCGGTGATTGTCGGCACGGCGCTCAAGAAGGGCAGCCGCACGACGGCGCCGCTGGACCGGGCGCGCGTCGCGGCGTTCATTAAGGCCGCCGGGCGATAA
- a CDS encoding hypothetical protein (Staphylococcal nuclease homologue), whose translation MTGPVLLILLGSLGLSPVAARAEGSACYGSKDSKVYHADAACPSGKKIIAENRIAFKSVADAEEQGRRLCRTCERRMASGKAREDKESAAPPPPPPTDDPAKEKRSGRGKNAASQPANSKPPVPRIDPARAMTVKRVLPGGAMLLDNGDKVRLLGVCCPEDRQPLAAEAVAHIEKLVKSRKCEQSWDGPASRPELRNENGQLLLFVAAGMNRVDLGGELIEQGLAWVDRDRACTKTDDYLTREHLAWSEGRGIWRRLDGVAGQARVLTGQYARHYHPTDCPHEVHLNEPSEITVNEAKARRLAPCCFYRAGPSVAAASREAEAAAKDPKPREPANRHAKTKD comes from the coding sequence ATGACTGGCCCTGTTCTCCTGATCCTGCTCGGGTCGCTCGGCCTGTCGCCGGTCGCCGCGCGGGCCGAAGGCAGCGCCTGCTACGGCTCGAAAGACAGCAAGGTCTACCACGCCGACGCGGCCTGCCCCTCCGGCAAGAAAATCATCGCCGAGAACCGCATCGCCTTTAAGTCCGTTGCCGACGCCGAAGAGCAGGGCCGCCGCCTGTGCAGGACATGCGAACGGCGCATGGCCTCGGGCAAAGCACGCGAAGACAAGGAGTCCGCTGCGCCACCGCCGCCGCCGCCGACCGATGACCCAGCCAAAGAGAAGCGTTCGGGCCGCGGCAAGAACGCCGCAAGTCAGCCGGCCAATTCCAAGCCGCCGGTCCCGCGGATCGATCCGGCGCGTGCGATGACCGTCAAGCGCGTCCTGCCCGGCGGTGCGATGCTGCTGGACAACGGCGACAAGGTGCGGCTGCTGGGGGTCTGCTGCCCGGAGGATCGGCAACCGCTGGCCGCGGAGGCCGTCGCGCACATTGAGAAACTTGTCAAATCCCGCAAGTGCGAACAGTCGTGGGACGGCCCCGCCAGCCGGCCCGAGCTTCGCAACGAGAACGGACAGCTGCTGCTCTTCGTTGCGGCCGGGATGAATCGCGTCGACCTCGGCGGCGAACTCATCGAACAGGGACTGGCGTGGGTTGATCGAGACCGGGCCTGCACAAAGACAGACGACTACCTCACGCGCGAACACCTCGCCTGGAGCGAAGGCCGCGGCATCTGGCGCCGGCTGGACGGCGTCGCGGGTCAGGCGCGCGTGCTGACCGGTCAATACGCCCGGCATTATCATCCGACCGATTGCCCGCACGAAGTGCATCTGAACGAGCCGAGCGAAATCACCGTGAACGAGGCCAAGGCCCGGCGGCTCGCCCCGTGCTGCTTCTACCGCGCCGGGCCGTCCGTCGCGGCCGCGTCCCGCGAAGCCGAAGCCGCCGCCAAGGACCCCAAACCCCGCGAGCCCGCGAATCGCCATGCCAAGACAAAAGACTAA